From the Veillonellaceae bacterium genome, the window GCCGGAGGCCCTTTTTGTGTTTAGCGATAACTATATGACTTGTCTGTTATTAATACTAATTATTCGTGATATCCTAGGAAAATCCTGCTAAAGTTTACACTTTTACATTTTTTTCAAAAACCTGGACGTTGTTCCATACCTGCAGCTTTCGCCCCATAGAACGGTAATTATCGCATTCAGCAACCAAAATAGCATCGACATCTGGATATTAAACAAGATGTAATCTGTTAATCCGTTGACAGCCAGAGCGATAAGAGCAGCGGCAATCCCAAGCATCAAGCCCGCTGTAAAGCGATTTGCCGAATAGCTGATCAAATTTACAGCAGTCTTTAAATGAGAATAAATAATCCCCAGAAAAACCATCAAGCCAGGTATTCCGATTTCGGCTGCTATATTTAGATACATATTATGCGCATGGACAATCTTGGTACTAGAATCGTTAATAAAGAAATCATACTCAGGATAAACCATCCAATATGCTCCCCAGCCAATCCCAAAGAATGGCTTGTCCATTATCATGGCTACCGTACTTTCCCATAGCGCTATCCGAAGCGTTGAAGAAGTATCAGTCGGATTAAATATCGACATCAAACGCTCAAGTAAAACATCATGGCCAAACAGCCCAAGAAGAGGAAGCAATAATAGCAGCCAAAAGATTTTTCGATTATACAATACACCAAATGCGGCAATTAGAGCTAAAACACTAAGCCAAGCGCCGCGGGAATAGGTAAGTACAAGGCAGACCGCCAGTATTGCAACCAGACTAAAAGCTGCGCTTCTGCAGTTAAGAGTAGTTTCCTTACAGCCAAGCCCGGCAGCAATTGCCATAATAGTAACAAGGAATCCCGCCAGCAGATTCGGATTTTGCATAGTAGAAAATACCCTAAACTTAAGATCTGGAAACTGCTCATAATCAACCCATTCTGTTATCATTCTGTCACTAAATAGATACTGATAAAAACCGTATAACGCGACAATAAAAGCTGATCCTAAAATAGCCCATACAATCCTTTTTACCTGGTCGGTCGATTGAATATTGTTAACGACCAAATAGTAGATAAGTATATAGCGGCCCATCAAATTATAATAGTTGTAAAAACTAAACCCTCGGTCAGGCGAACTCCCGATAGATAGTGCTGAAAAAATGATGAACATTAAAATGAGTTCATCAAACGGGGTGCGTTTCAGACTGAATTTGCGGGTTGCAATCATCTTTAGAGCCCAAGCCGTTAAACCTGCCACAAAAAAGACATCAGCAGTAATAGCTGACAACGGCAAAAAAAAGGCCACCGCGATAATGCAGTGCTCGATAATCAAATCAAAATAGTATTGTAATTTTATAAGCCGATATGATATTCTCACATGTTTCACCTATCCATTAATTATACAGACATTATACTTAACAGCCAATTTTTTGTCCACCTACTATTATAGCGCGGGCGGCACCGATTAGGTAAAGTGAACCAGCAATACATATAATACCGTCAGAACCAGCCAAAACTTTAGCCAGTCGAAGTCCTTCTTCAATATTTTCAGCAGTGCTTACTACGTTAGCCTTTATTAGCTTTGCAACCTCGCTTGGCTCGCCGGCACGGTCTGATAAAGGCGCGGCAACAACAACTTTATCATTAGGCCTAATCAGGGAATTAACAATACCGCAAACATCTTTATCCTTTAAAATCCCTAGCAAAAAGACAATCTCTTTACCAGCAAACACAAGATCAAGATTATCGCGCAGCCTTATTGCCCCTGCCGGGTTATGCGCACCATCAATTACTACCATCGGCCGGCCGGAGAATATTTCAAACCGGCCTGGCCATTTTGCAGCAGCTACCCCCTTCACTATCTGCTCCCAACTTATTCGCTTGTCTTTTTTACCGATAAGAATAGCAGTCATTATCGCTAAGGCGCAGTTTTCAGCCTGATGACTGCCAATGAGATTAGCTGTCACTTGTTTTGGACCGTCCGGATCATCAACCAGCTCAAAACTAACCTTTTGTTGCAAACCCGCTAAGCCGGCAAACGTAGCTTTAAAATCGCGACCAAGCAAATACACATCGGATCGAGTGCCTAACGCCTTTGTGTTAATTACCGTAAAAGCATCATGCTGCGCAGCGGTAACAACCGGTACAGCATTTTTTATAATACCTGCTTTATGGGCAGCAATTTCAGCGATGGTACTGCCGCAGCGGTCGGTATGCTCAAGGGCTACATTTGTAATTACGGCTACTTCAGGATTAATAACATTAGTTGAATCTAAAAGCCCCCCAAGCCCAACTTCAATAATGGCATACTCTACATCAGCAGCGGCGAAATAATAAAACGCCGCTGCTGTCAGCACTTCAAACTCTGTTGGGTGCTCCCATCCTTGTTCCGCCATTTTAGTTACAAATTGCGCTGTATATGAAATTGCCTCACTAAATTTTGTCTCGGAAATCTCCTGACCGTTTACGACTATTCGCTCAGTATATTCATTAAGATGGGGCGAGGTATACATACCAGTCCTAATGCCTGAGGCTTGTAGGATGGAAGCCAGCATTACCGTTGTGGACCCTTTGCCGTTAGTGCCTGTAACATGAATAGGCTTAAAGCAGCGTTCAGGATTACCCATGAGCTCAAGCAGTCGCTCGATTCTGGTCAGACCTAAATTTATACCGAATTTTCCTAGCTGAGTAAGGTATTGCAGTGAATCTTCGTAAGTCATCTCAGCCATCCTCTTATAGTCTGGCCAAATAGCTTAACCGCTCGTTGATAGCATCACGTTTTTCACGGTATTCCTGTTCTTTGGCCCTCTCTTTTTCAATAACTTCGGCCGGTGCTTTTGCGACAAAGCCCTCATTAGCAAGTTTACCTGCAATACGGCTAAGCTCTTTCTCGATTTTTTCGAGTTCTTTTCTTAAGCGGGCTGTCTCTTTTTCAACATCTATAAGTCCCTTTAACGGGAGATATATTTCAACACCGCTAGCAACAGCAGTCATCGCATTCTCTGGTTTTTGCTCAGTGATAGGCAGCATAGTTATAGGCTCAGCTGCGGCCAGTGTTTTTAAATAGCTTTGATTGGCCTCAAAAGTAGTTCTGAAATCATCGGCAATCTGCAGGATAACCTCGCTCTTGCGGCCGGGCGGCACATTAACTTCGGCTCGCATATTACGAATGGCTTTAATTGTATCCATAATTACGCCCATATCCCGATCGGCTTCGACTGAAATCAGTTCAGGCCGATCTTTAGGCCATGGTGCAACAATAATACTTACCCCTTCGTGCGGCAGATGCTGCCAGATATGCTCAGTAATAAACGGCATAAACGGATGCAGCAATTTTAAAGTATTATTAAGTATATACCATAATACATACTGCGCGGCTCCTCTGCTAACCTCGTCTTCTTTATTGTAAAGACGGGATTTTGCCAGTTCGATATACCAATCGCAATATTCATTCCAAATAAATTCATATAATAAACGAGCCGCTTCACCCACTTCAAAACGGTCAAGATTACGGGTAACTTCACTTACTGTTTGCGCATAACGGCTTAGAATCCAACGGTCGGCCAAGGTTAATGCTTCATCTTTAGGCTTGTCCGCGGCATCAAAGCCTTCAAGATTCATCATTACAAACCGCGATGCATTCCATAGCTTATTAGCAAAGTTCCGGCTTGATTCCACTCGCTCCCAGTAAAAGCGCATATCATTGCCGGGCGTATTGCCGGTAACAAGGGTAAACCGAAGTGTATCAGCGCCGTATTTCTCTATAACCTCCAGCGGATCGATACCGTTACCCAGCGATTTACTCATTTTCCGTCCTTGTGAGTCGCGGACCAAACCATGAATAAACACATGTTTAAATGGAATTTCCTTTTTAAACTCTAAGCCCATCATAATCATTCTGGCTACCCAGAAGAAAATAATATCATAGCCAGTCACCAGCACGCTGGTCGGGTAGAACTGTTTTAATTCAGCGGTCTGCTCAGGCCAGCCCATGGTCGAAAATGGCCACAAAGCCGAACTAAACCAAGTATCAAGCACGTCAGGGTCCTGTTCCAGTTTGCCGCCGCACTTAGGACAAACTGAAATATCGTCCCGAGAAACGATAGTTTCGCCGCATTCGCAATACCAAGCCGGAATGCGGTGCCCCCACCAAATCTGACGGGAAATACACCAATCCCGAATCCCTTCAAGCCAGTTGATATAAATTTTGGTAAACCGCTCCGGAACAAACTTTATTGCGCCTGATTGTACAGCCTCAATCGCCGGTTTAGCCAAAGGTTCCATCGATACAAACCACTGTTTTGAAATAAGCGGCTCGACCACTGTCCGGCAGCGCTGACAATGACCGACAGCGTGGTTGTGTTCATCAATTTTTACAAGGTTGCCCAATTCCTTTAAATCATGTACGAGCTGTTTGCGGCATTCGTACCGATCCATTCCTGCATATTTACCGGTATCTTCAGACATTGTTCCGTCATTATTAATAACAACGATTTCCGGCAGTTTATGTCTAAGCCCCATATCAAAGTCATTAGGATCATGAGCCGGAGTAACTTTGACCGCACCCGTTCCAAAGGAAGGATCTACATATTCATCGGCAACAATAGGAAGTTTCCGCCCTACTATCGGTAAAATCAGATTCTTGCCGACTAAATCTCGGTATCTGTCGTCATCAGGATGGACGGCAACCCCGCTGTCACCTAAAATAGTTTCCGGGCGGGTAGTTGCAACAGTAACATATTGATCCTCAGTACCTTCGACCAGATAGCGCACATGATACAAATTGCCTGGTTTGTCTTCATGCTCAACTTCAATATCACTCAAAGCCGTGTTGCAGCGAGGGCACCAGTTAGTAATTCGGCTACCTTGATATATAAGGCCCTTTTCATAAAGAGAAACAAATACCTCACGAACAGCCCGCGAACAGCCTTCATCCATAGTAAAACGCTCACGCGCCCAGTCACAGGAAGCGCCAAGACTTTTCAGCTGAGTAGTGATTCGGCTGCCATACTGATGTTTCCAATCCCAAACCCTATCAATAAAGTCTTCCCGCCCCAAATCATAACGGGTTAGACCATCCTTTGCCAAAGTCTCTTCAACTTTAATCTGAGTTGCAATACCTGCATGGTCTGAACCAGGCATCCATAATGTATTGTAGCCCTGCATACGGCGCCAG encodes:
- a CDS encoding polymerase; protein product: MRISYRLIKLQYYFDLIIEHCIIAVAFFLPLSAITADVFFVAGLTAWALKMIATRKFSLKRTPFDELILMFIIFSALSIGSSPDRGFSFYNYYNLMGRYILIYYLVVNNIQSTDQVKRIVWAILGSAFIVALYGFYQYLFSDRMITEWVDYEQFPDLKFRVFSTMQNPNLLAGFLVTIMAIAAGLGCKETTLNCRSAAFSLVAILAVCLVLTYSRGAWLSVLALIAAFGVLYNRKIFWLLLLLPLLGLFGHDVLLERLMSIFNPTDTSSTLRIALWESTVAMIMDKPFFGIGWGAYWMVYPEYDFFINDSSTKIVHAHNMYLNIAAEIGIPGLMVFLGIIYSHLKTAVNLISYSANRFTAGLMLGIAAALIALAVNGLTDYILFNIQMSMLFWLLNAIITVLWGESCRYGTTSRFLKKM
- a CDS encoding bifunctional folylpolyglutamate synthase/dihydrofolate synthase → MTYEDSLQYLTQLGKFGINLGLTRIERLLELMGNPERCFKPIHVTGTNGKGSTTVMLASILQASGIRTGMYTSPHLNEYTERIVVNGQEISETKFSEAISYTAQFVTKMAEQGWEHPTEFEVLTAAAFYYFAAADVEYAIIEVGLGGLLDSTNVINPEVAVITNVALEHTDRCGSTIAEIAAHKAGIIKNAVPVVTAAQHDAFTVINTKALGTRSDVYLLGRDFKATFAGLAGLQQKVSFELVDDPDGPKQVTANLIGSHQAENCALAIMTAILIGKKDKRISWEQIVKGVAAAKWPGRFEIFSGRPMVVIDGAHNPAGAIRLRDNLDLVFAGKEIVFLLGILKDKDVCGIVNSLIRPNDKVVVAAPLSDRAGEPSEVAKLIKANVVSTAENIEEGLRLAKVLAGSDGIICIAGSLYLIGAARAIIVGGQKIGC
- a CDS encoding valine--tRNA ligase, with the translated sequence MEEKNIPSVYDPQAVESRWYKFWEENSLFHAEPEPDKQPFSIVIPPPNVTGQLHMGHALDNTLQDVLIRWRRMQGYNTLWMPGSDHAGIATQIKVEETLAKDGLTRYDLGREDFIDRVWDWKHQYGSRITTQLKSLGASCDWARERFTMDEGCSRAVREVFVSLYEKGLIYQGSRITNWCPRCNTALSDIEVEHEDKPGNLYHVRYLVEGTEDQYVTVATTRPETILGDSGVAVHPDDDRYRDLVGKNLILPIVGRKLPIVADEYVDPSFGTGAVKVTPAHDPNDFDMGLRHKLPEIVVINNDGTMSEDTGKYAGMDRYECRKQLVHDLKELGNLVKIDEHNHAVGHCQRCRTVVEPLISKQWFVSMEPLAKPAIEAVQSGAIKFVPERFTKIYINWLEGIRDWCISRQIWWGHRIPAWYCECGETIVSRDDISVCPKCGGKLEQDPDVLDTWFSSALWPFSTMGWPEQTAELKQFYPTSVLVTGYDIIFFWVARMIMMGLEFKKEIPFKHVFIHGLVRDSQGRKMSKSLGNGIDPLEVIEKYGADTLRFTLVTGNTPGNDMRFYWERVESSRNFANKLWNASRFVMMNLEGFDAADKPKDEALTLADRWILSRYAQTVSEVTRNLDRFEVGEAARLLYEFIWNEYCDWYIELAKSRLYNKEDEVSRGAAQYVLWYILNNTLKLLHPFMPFITEHIWQHLPHEGVSIIVAPWPKDRPELISVEADRDMGVIMDTIKAIRNMRAEVNVPPGRKSEVILQIADDFRTTFEANQSYLKTLAAAEPITMLPITEQKPENAMTAVASGVEIYLPLKGLIDVEKETARLRKELEKIEKELSRIAGKLANEGFVAKAPAEVIEKERAKEQEYREKRDAINERLSYLARL